A single Drechmeria coniospora strain ARSEF 6962 chromosome 03, whole genome shotgun sequence DNA region contains:
- a CDS encoding hypothetical protein (related to cytochrome-c oxidase chain VIIc): MGQKRRLKTAGGQTTNNTRITLDRLDVDTQKLSSPLHPSPPKRLLLFKMFSRAAARTTTTLVSRRGFHATRARLSSPYHYPEGPYSNIPFNPRGKGFALGFWTFVAVGFSAPFGIAVYQTYKEQ; this comes from the exons GACTCAAGACGGCAGGCG GTCAGACCACGAATAATACCCGGATAACTTTGGATCGTCTCGACGTCGATACGCAAAagctctcctctcctctccatCCCTCGCCACCGAAGCGACTTCTTCTTTTCAAG ATGTtctcccgcgccgccgctcgcaCGACCACCACGCTCGTATCCCGACGAGGCTTCCACGCAACGCGGGctcgcctctcctcgccgtaCCACTACCCCGAGGGTCCCTACTCCAACATCCCCTTCAACCCGCGCGGCAAGGGCTTTGCCTTGGGCTTCTGGacctttgtcgccgtcggcttctccgCCCCCTTCGGCATCGCTG TCTACCAGACCTACAAGGAGCAGTAA
- a CDS encoding pentatricopeptide repeat containing protein — translation MQDSRRSDAVSLAADSLLQKLDMDHVDLFPCRNLSAELDSVVPYPTVEPHLPDRLDRQRLMSFVRGGVDGRVEDYFHFHRDPYRRGFAMPDGPNLRVSDNKQEIEHPSREETLKANEGTLPVLARLYTAVGQRLRNPNRTSLDPIYSLYCELPEPRMLYLTWQWRNRLLRVMGAPPKRDMESMLRYFALLSDVKNAGLSLRRSHWNFALAFATKYAAWTTSREMESALRLWREMERDANVMGNDVTFNILFDVASKAGNFTLADMIYKEMECRGIEFNRFHHVSLIHYFGLKLDSGGIRAAYREMVEAGEMIDTVVLNCVISGLLKCGEESAADETYDRMKDCHALATDLPQRDYAMNKVVTKVLMMFAKVSRKHPALKEAMQTTVRLAPDLHTYKLLVQHYAIRTGQLAKVARYLDEMKHLKLSVHPTIFLALLKGFYHHGGFPGSDWSEKRLEGVLSALYQARNEHPKGFRVESWLVIWALRAVKKCSSTEVLMQTFDDLSRIWDIKPEGLPFIHAIYDNILRGKDMKSPWGKSGHNDASSAWEG, via the exons ATGCAGGATTCCAGACGCAGCGACGCCGTctcgctcgcggccgacaGCTTGCTCCAGAAGCTCGATATGGATCATGTCGACCTTTTTCCCTGCCGGAACCtctcggccgagctcgatTCCGTGGTGCCGTACCCGACCGTCGAG CCGCATCTCCCAGACAGGTTGGACAGGCAGCGGCTCATGTCTTTTGTtcgtggcggcgtcgacggcagggTCGAAGACTATTTCCACTTCCACAGAGACCCCTACCGAAGAGGCTTTGCCATGCCAGACGGTCCGAACCTCAGGGTGTCCGACAACAAGCAGGAAATCGAACACCCGTCCCGCGAGGAAACGCTCAAGGCCAACGAGGGCACGTTGCCGGTCCTCGCCCGCCTTTacacggccgtcggccagaGGTTGCGAAATCCGAACCGCACATCTCTCGACCCGATATACAGCCTGTACTGCGAGCTGCCGGAACCGAGGATGCTCTACCTCACCTGGCAGTGGAGGAACAGGCTCCTGAGAGTCATGGGCGCGCCGCCAAAGCGCGACATGGAGTCCATGCTTCGCTACTTTGCCCTCCTTTCCGACGTCAAGAATGCCGGCCTCAGCTTGCGACGGTCGCATTGGAACTTTGCCCTGGCCTTTGCCACCAAGTATGCTGCCTGGACGACCTCGCGAGAAATGGAGTCTGCCTTGCGGCTCTGGAGGGAGATGGAGCGGGACGCAAACGTCATGGGCAACGACGTGACCTTTAACATCCTCTTCGACGTCGCCTCCAAGGCCGGCAACTTCACCCTCGCCGACATGATCTACAAGGAAATGGAGTGCCGCGGCATCGAGTTCAACCGGTTCCATCACGTCAGCCTCATCCACTACTTCGGCTTGAAGCTGGACTCGGGCGGCATCCGCGCCGCCTACCGAGAAATGGTCGAGGCGGGGGAGATGATCGATACCGTCGTCCTCAACTGCGTCATCTCCGGTCTGCTGAAATGCGGCGAGGAatcggcggccgacgagacgtACGATCGAATGAAGGATTGCCATGCCCTCGCCACGGACCTGCCGCAGAGGGACTACGCCATGAACAAGGTCGTAACCAAGGTCCTCATGATGTTCGCCAAGGTCAGCAGGAAACACCCGGCCCTCAAGGAAGCCATGCAGACGACGGTGCGCCTTGCGCCGGACCTGCATACCTACAAGCTCCTGGTCCAGCATTACGCCATCCGCACCGGTCAGCTTGCCAAGGTGGCCCGGTACCTCGACGAGATGAAGCACCTCAAGCTTTCCGTCCATCCGACCATATTCCTCGCCCTTCTCAAGGGCTTCTACCACCACGGAGGCTTCCCCGGTTCCGACTGGAGCGAGAAGAGGCTCGAGGGGGTCCTCTCGGCCCTCTACCAAGCTCGAAACGAGCATCCCAAGGGTTTCCGCGTCGAAAGTTGGCTCGTCATCTGGGCCCTGCGCGCCGTCAAGAAATGTTCCTCCACCGAGGTGCTGATGCAGACGTTTGACGACTTGAGCCGGATATGGGATATCAAGCCAGAGGGGCTCCCGTTCATTCACGCCATTTATGACAACATCTTGCGCGGAAAGGACATGAAGTCTCCCTGGGGCAAATCGGGACATAACGATGCATCCTCGGCGTGGGAAGGGTGA
- a CDS encoding hypothetical protein (Pc22g05730) produces the protein MTSRHSQNSTDESMRSLPRHANLAIEYIEATNLDEFPDDVVLRRSLTTRSVISTTSSFAAQYHRAVTRPKLQCIQEIGQGLQGTIFEQVGQSLVMKKEKPGNDALPSNLVHEYTMHRSVAAAFSRYAPSVGCDIHIPKPSGITQQSDDAFWTENLHKFPAGHQTRTTLVHMERILPLPKVIRRALVKQFYPFQNHVVDLDMTNTILHAPENKHCLARTYLGCNDRPLRKDTFSLRNFPLYLDAMVRLDLETRTLALAMGQSYAIMHWGACVDADDVEFVLGSSAKPSREQQPDFQNRAVAFFLLDFGQCTAVDLAQDTAMVYQAFKGAMVTGDNQLFIPHYKKSPQLFAAFRKGYVEAGTRILEDKNLCDKFSMEHFMVEYEEYAEDFLL, from the coding sequence ATGACATCGCGACACAGTCAAAACAGCACGGATGAGTCGATGCGGTCCCTGCCACGTCACGCCAATCTCGCCATTGAGTACATCGAGGCAACCAACCTGGATGAATTCCCCGATGACGTTGTCCTGCGTCGCTCACTGACAACAAGATCCGTCATCTCAACAACCTCCTCGTTCGCAGCTCAATATCATCGTGCCGTGACACGTCCCAAACTTCAATGCATCCAGGAAATCGGCCAAGGCCTGCAGGGAACCATTTTCGAACAGGTTGGCCAGTCTCTGGTCATGAAGAAGGAGAAGCCAGGCAACGATGCACTTCCTTCGAACCTTGTGCACGAGTACACAATGCACAGGAGCGTCGCTGCTGCCTTTTCCCGATATGCCCCCTCTGTCGGTTGTGATATTCATATTCCGAAGCCATCGGGCATCACTCAACAGTCCGATGACGCATTTTGGACCGAGAATCTGCACAAGTTCCCCGCAGGTCACCAAACTCGCACCACTCTCGTTCACATGGAGCGAATTTTGCCCTTGCCGAAAGTCATTCGACGAGCTCTGGTCAAACAGTTCTACCCTTTTCAGAATCACGTGGTCGACTTGGACATGACAAACACCATTCTCCACGCCCCCGAGAACAAGCATTGCCTTGCACGTACCTATCTGGGTTGCAACGATCGTCCGCTCCGCAAGGACACTTTCAGCTTAAGAAACTTTCCCCTCTACCTCGATGCTATGGTGCGCCTTGATTTGGAAACTCGGACTCTGGCCCTTGCCATGGGCCAATCATACGCGATTATGCATTGGGGAGCCTGCgttgatgccgacgatgttGAATTCGTTCTGGGATCCTCCGCCAAACCCAGTCGGGAGCAGCAACCGGACTTTCAGAATCGGGCTGTGGCCTTTTTCCTTTTGGATTTCGGACAATGCACTGCGGTAGATCTTGCTCAAGACACTGCCATGGTGTACCAAGCCTTTAAAGGGGCCATGGTTACGGGGGATAATCAACTGTTCATTCCTCACTACAAGAAGAGTCCCCAGTTGTTTGCAGCATTCAGAAAGGGCTATGTCGAGGCGGGGACTCGCATTCTAGAGGACAAGAACTTGTGTGACAAGTTTAGTATGGAACATTTCATGGTGGAGTACGAGGAGTACGCAGAGGACTTTTTATTATAA
- a CDS encoding 37S ribosomal protein S25, giving the protein MGGRQIRPAGVLKAVSQELTHQMLPGHAAAMPPWFEVMSSVPPAESLVRTVTPRLRKANAKTTKPKKLYRPQSISYLEDALRTNFYKDHPWELARPRIVLELDGKDHQHCDWSRGLRQPGVPLSGECVVQRQLYLMQTERLSKRKAYDAARHELYRLRQAEEIEKRVAVEEARHVGAYFGLSRLDVGMQLEDQEFENWKIWAGKETANREARASAEIETFGLEDEAEATAGDAPTEPQPPAGA; this is encoded by the exons ATGGGTGGCCGACAAATACGGCCCGCCGGGGTCCTCAAGGCCGTCTCCCAGGAGCTCACGCACCAGATGCTTCCcggccacgccgccgccatgccgcCCTGGTTCGAGGTGATGAgctcggtgccgccggccgagtcgcTCGTCCGCACCGTCACGCCCCGGCTCCGCAAGGCCAAcgcgaagacgacgaagccgaagaaGCTGTACCGGCCGCAGAGCATCAGCTACCTCGAGGATGCGCTGCGGACCAACTTTTACAAGGACCACCCGTGGGAGCTGGCGCGGCCACGCATCGTGCTGGAGCTTGACGGCAAGGATCACCAACACTGCGACTGGAGCCGAGGCCTGCGGCAACCGGGCGTGCCCCTGAGCGGCGAGTG CGTCGTCCAGCGCCAGCTGTACCTGATGCAGACGGAGAGGTTGAGCAAGCGCAAGGCGTACGATGCCGCCCGGCACGAGCTCTACAGGTTACGACAAGCCGAGGAGATTGAAAagcgcgtcgccgtcgaggaggcccgCCACGTGGGCGCCTACTTTGGCCTGTCGaggctcgacgtcggcatgcAGCTCGAGGACCAAGAGTTTGAGAACTGGAAGATTTGGGCAGGAAAGGAGACGGCGAACCGCGAGGCGCGGGCGAGCGCCGAGATTGAGACGTttggcctcgaggacgaggccgaggcgacggcgggtgaCGCGCCGACAGAGCCTCAACCGCCGGCGGGTGCGTAG
- a CDS encoding glycosyltransferase family protein: protein MTLEALSKSLLLAGVLLVVALAIFVTARHAQLVRRRRDMPWTRPMQNPPSRRSTEYLLFVLGSGGHTKEMLMMMDDGSCDFAHVHRRYLLSSGDHTSGHQLQDYESELARLCRARHASPGSHDRRIVTRARRVHQPLWSTPLTAVLSVAGILPVLLSPPGNEVGRRLRYPTQIFSNGPATGFFVALAVHLLKIFFVAPESSMRFVYVESWARISTLSLTGKLLYYTGLADAFYVQHDEVAAKYGLVNAGEMVFNARRPDG from the exons ATGACCCTCGAGGCCTTGTCGAAatctctcctcctcgccggcgtccttCTCGTCGTTGCCCTCGCCATCTTTGTCACC GCTCGACATGCTCAGCTcgtgcgtcgacggcgcgatatgccatggacgaggccgatgcaAAACCCGCCTTCCCGCCGGTCGACAGAGTacctcctcttcgtcctcggctccggcggccACACAAAGGAGAtgttgatgatgatggacgacggctccTGCGACTTTGCCCACGTCCACCGCCGCTACCTCCTCTCCAGCGGTGACCACACGTCCGGCCACCAGCTGCAAGACTACGAGAGCGAGCTCGCCCGTCTGTGCCGTGCTCGCCATGCGTCGCCGGGGAGTCACGACAGGCGCATCGTCACGCGCGCCCGGCGCGTCCACCAACCCCTCTGGAGCACGCCCTTGACCGCCGTCCTcagcgtcgccggcatcctccCCGTCCTGCTGTCGCCCCCCGGCAACGAGgtcggccgccggctgcggTATCCCACGCAGATCTTCTCCAACGGCCCCGCCACgggcttcttcgtcgccctcgccgtccaccTGCTCAAGATTTTCTTCGTGGCGCCGGAGAGCAGCATGCGCTTCGTCTACGTCGAGTCCTGGGCCCGCATCTCGACCCTCAGCCTGACCGGCAAGCTGCTCTACTACACGGGCCTGGCCGACGCGTTTTACGTGCAGCACGACGAGGTCGCTGCCAAGTACGGCCTCGTGAATGCCGGCGAGATGGTCTTCAACGCGAGACGACCCGACGGGTAG